In the genome of Betaproteobacteria bacterium, one region contains:
- a CDS encoding alpha/beta fold hydrolase: MRGGGLDNCKEMNVLFAGVELALRGFHTLAIDGPGQGESLRLRNHASRYDYEAAGTPAYDYVASRKDVDPKRVAIMAYSAGGYYAPRVAAFERRYAACVAWGPHFDYHAVWEKRWAAMKKDYNSVATSHFQLPWVLGVENMEVAMEKLKKFTLAGVADKIDCPMLITWGDEDKLTPREIGEQLYAAAGSRDKTLKVFSRDTGGFEHCQADNRQVGIDHIADWLSDRLL; encoded by the coding sequence ATGCGCGGGGGGGGGCTGGACAACTGCAAGGAGATGAACGTCCTGTTCGCCGGCGTCGAGCTCGCGTTGCGGGGCTTCCACACGCTCGCCATCGACGGGCCGGGGCAAGGCGAGTCGCTGCGGCTGCGGAACCATGCATCCCGCTACGACTACGAGGCGGCGGGAACGCCAGCCTACGACTACGTCGCGAGCCGCAAAGACGTCGATCCCAAGCGCGTCGCGATCATGGCCTACAGTGCCGGCGGCTACTATGCGCCGCGGGTCGCCGCGTTCGAAAGGCGGTACGCCGCATGCGTCGCTTGGGGCCCACACTTCGACTACCACGCGGTATGGGAGAAGCGCTGGGCCGCGATGAAAAAGGACTACAACAGCGTGGCCACTTCCCACTTCCAGCTCCCGTGGGTACTCGGCGTGGAGAACATGGAAGTCGCAATGGAAAAGCTCAAGAAGTTCACCCTGGCCGGCGTGGCCGACAAGATTGACTGCCCGATGCTCATCACATGGGGCGACGAGGATAAGCTCACGCCGCGCGAAATCGGGGAGCAGCTGTACGCCGCCGCGGGTTCGCGCGACAAGACGCTGAAGGTCTTCTCGCGCGATACGGGCGGCTTCGAGCACTGCCAGGCGGACAATCGGCAGGTCGGGATCGACCACATCGCGGATTGGCTGTCGGATCGCCTGCTGTAG
- a CDS encoding ornithine cyclodeaminase family protein, giving the protein MIRYLNEKDVESLLTMPLALQAVEQALHDLASARAVDVPRVRAHIPAGTLHVLEAAAPELGVIGYKAYYALHGKGTRYYINLFNSNSGVLEAIIEASYVGMVRTGAASGVATRYMAREDSRVVGMIGAGKQAVGQLEAVCQVRDIREVRVYSRTHERARRFCESMSSRLGLEVQAVPDVAEAIRGADIINVITKAADPVLPGALLTEGQHINAAGSNALSRRELDEAAVRRANRVVVDARGTASKECGDLLPVVEKGFFHWESLPELGEVVAGRVPGRTTKEEITLFESQGMGIQDIYVGARLLAIARERGVGVDLPIGS; this is encoded by the coding sequence ATGATTCGATATCTGAACGAGAAAGACGTCGAGAGCTTGCTCACCATGCCGCTTGCCTTGCAAGCCGTCGAGCAGGCATTGCATGACCTTGCCAGCGCCCGAGCGGTGGATGTTCCCCGCGTACGTGCTCACATCCCAGCGGGGACGCTGCACGTGCTGGAGGCCGCTGCGCCAGAATTGGGGGTCATTGGTTACAAGGCGTACTACGCGCTTCACGGCAAGGGAACGCGTTACTACATCAATCTGTTCAACAGTAATAGCGGCGTGCTGGAGGCCATCATCGAGGCCAGCTATGTGGGCATGGTGCGGACCGGCGCCGCTAGCGGGGTAGCGACGCGCTACATGGCTCGCGAAGATTCGCGGGTGGTCGGAATGATCGGTGCCGGAAAGCAAGCCGTGGGTCAACTGGAAGCCGTATGCCAGGTGCGCGACATTCGCGAAGTAAGGGTATACAGCCGCACGCATGAACGCGCCCGTCGGTTTTGCGAATCGATGAGCTCGAGGCTTGGGCTGGAAGTCCAGGCAGTGCCTGATGTGGCCGAAGCTATCCGCGGTGCCGACATCATCAACGTGATCACCAAGGCGGCAGACCCGGTCCTCCCTGGTGCGCTGCTCACCGAGGGGCAACACATCAACGCGGCCGGTTCCAATGCGTTGAGCCGTCGCGAGCTCGACGAAGCCGCTGTACGTCGCGCAAACAGGGTAGTCGTCGATGCGCGTGGCACCGCGAGCAAAGAGTGCGGAGACTTGTTGCCAGTGGTGGAGAAGGGCTTCTTTCACTGGGAAAGCCTGCCGGAGCTTGGCGAAGTAGTGGCAGGGCGGGTACCGGGACGAACGACGAAGGAAGAGATCACGCTCTTCGAGTCACAAGGCATGGGGATCCAGGATATTTACGTCGGCGCCAGACTTCTCGCGATTGCTCGAGAGCGCGGCGTAGGCGTTGATCTGCCTATCGGAAGCTGA
- a CDS encoding zinc-binding dehydrogenase — MVSKLSTSFSFRYRIILFGPFHSRPYDEGLYVRCGILRRAATARRKTHEDRATTHGGSLTWHSQSESNVGCKAQYILEQPDEYLKGQGDTRVRAIVLRAFGPPENLKLEEVPTPLPQAREALIRVGAVSVDLYQMVSRRGGEVRMKLPRIMGNGIAGTLANLGPGVEGLSPGERVVVANNVSCGECRYCRVGRDTLCAGRRIIGSDLDGGYAEFVCVPARDCVVLPDSVSFEEACLIPNTIGPVVKACIHTAAIRAAENVVIVGAGGGMGLHAVQAARACGGRVIASLRSSRTAEAVHQAGADVVIYADQSDWSEHVRQHTDGWGADVVLDFVANKGTLQSSLAALAPAGRLVVMGYFPRGSIFETPTWVFGEERTVTGNRSARKRDVAESLALVRDGRIKALVDKVYPLEDAVLVHKAFEAKEIVGRAVLVP, encoded by the coding sequence ATGGTGAGCAAGCTCTCGACGTCTTTCTCGTTCAGATATCGAATCATCCTCTTCGGTCCGTTCCATTCACGCCCATACGACGAAGGCCTTTACGTTCGGTGCGGCATTCTGCGCCGAGCAGCCACGGCCCGACGGAAAACGCACGAAGACCGCGCGACCACTCATGGCGGTTCTCTCACGTGGCATTCTCAAAGTGAGTCGAATGTCGGGTGCAAAGCGCAGTATATACTCGAGCAACCCGACGAGTACTTGAAGGGACAAGGAGACACCAGAGTGCGTGCAATCGTTTTGCGAGCTTTCGGTCCGCCGGAGAACCTGAAGCTGGAGGAAGTACCGACGCCGCTACCACAGGCGCGTGAAGCTCTCATTCGCGTTGGCGCGGTCAGCGTCGATCTTTATCAAATGGTGTCCCGGCGCGGTGGAGAAGTGAGGATGAAGCTTCCGCGCATCATGGGCAATGGAATTGCGGGCACGCTCGCGAATCTCGGCCCCGGTGTAGAAGGTCTTTCGCCAGGCGAGCGGGTTGTCGTCGCTAACAACGTGAGCTGCGGAGAATGCAGGTACTGCAGGGTGGGACGCGATACCTTGTGCGCCGGGCGCAGGATCATCGGGTCGGACTTGGATGGTGGCTATGCGGAGTTCGTCTGCGTGCCTGCACGTGATTGCGTCGTCCTGCCCGACTCGGTTTCGTTCGAAGAGGCGTGCCTCATTCCGAACACCATTGGACCCGTCGTCAAGGCGTGCATCCACACTGCAGCCATCCGCGCTGCAGAAAACGTGGTTATTGTCGGCGCAGGCGGCGGAATGGGGCTACACGCCGTGCAAGCTGCACGCGCCTGTGGTGGGCGCGTGATCGCGTCACTGCGTTCGTCGCGCACGGCCGAAGCTGTGCATCAGGCAGGCGCGGATGTCGTGATTTACGCCGATCAATCCGATTGGTCCGAACACGTGCGGCAGCATACCGATGGTTGGGGCGCCGATGTCGTGCTCGATTTCGTCGCGAACAAGGGAACGCTGCAGTCCAGCCTTGCGGCGCTCGCACCTGCTGGGCGCCTGGTGGTCATGGGCTACTTCCCGCGGGGCAGCATATTCGAAACGCCAACCTGGGTGTTTGGCGAGGAGCGCACCGTCACGGGGAACCGTTCCGCACGCAAACGGGATGTGGCCGAGTCGCTCGCCCTGGTACGCGATGGACGCATCAAGGCCCTGGTCGACAAGGTCTACCCACTGGAGGACGCTGTACTCGTGCATAAGGCATTCGAAGCGAAGGAAATCGTCGGACGCGCGGTGCTTGTCCCCTGA
- a CDS encoding tripartite tricarboxylate transporter substrate binding protein — MKSRLALIITVAVGGVSAPPLGAEAADYPNRIVRFILPQPGGSGTDVVLRAITAKLTETWGQQVIVDNRPGANGIIGVQAFSKAKPDGYTLLYGFTSLLTINPSVYKDLPYNTLRDFEAVTQTVTNTMTLVVNPHLPARSVKELVALGRARPGELLYGSFGVGNQTHLTAELFRLESGLNMLHVPYKGSTPAVTEVVGGQVVMLFAPSASVTPHIKSGRLRLLATCGPKRSTLFPDTPTMVETGFPRVISTGWGGIVAPGGTPPDIVKKIQQDIAHALADPQIRDRLVSIGADPQGTTPEEFAGWLRAETAKWEKVVKGAGLYHSN; from the coding sequence ATGAAATCGAGGCTCGCTTTGATAATCACCGTCGCCGTCGGCGGTGTTTCGGCGCCGCCGCTAGGCGCAGAGGCCGCGGACTACCCGAACCGGATCGTGCGGTTCATCCTTCCGCAGCCGGGAGGAAGTGGAACCGACGTGGTCTTGCGCGCCATCACCGCCAAGCTTACCGAGACCTGGGGGCAGCAGGTGATCGTCGACAATCGTCCGGGTGCGAACGGCATCATCGGCGTTCAGGCATTCAGCAAGGCCAAGCCTGACGGCTACACCCTGCTCTATGGCTTTACGTCCCTCCTCACCATCAATCCTTCGGTCTACAAGGACCTCCCGTACAACACGTTGCGCGACTTCGAAGCGGTCACGCAGACGGTTACCAACACGATGACCCTGGTTGTGAATCCGCACCTGCCCGCCCGATCGGTGAAGGAACTGGTCGCGCTCGGCCGCGCGCGTCCCGGCGAGTTGCTCTACGGGTCGTTCGGCGTGGGCAACCAGACGCATCTGACTGCGGAACTTTTCCGGCTCGAGTCCGGGCTCAACATGCTGCACGTCCCGTACAAGGGCTCCACACCGGCGGTCACCGAAGTGGTCGGCGGCCAGGTCGTCATGTTGTTCGCACCCTCCGCCAGCGTCACCCCGCATATCAAGTCGGGCCGCCTGCGGCTACTCGCGACCTGCGGGCCGAAGCGATCGACGCTGTTCCCCGATACCCCGACGATGGTCGAAACAGGCTTCCCTCGCGTCATCTCGACCGGCTGGGGCGGTATCGTGGCCCCAGGCGGCACGCCGCCGGACATCGTCAAGAAGATTCAGCAGGACATTGCACACGCTCTCGCCGATCCGCAAATTCGCGATCGGCTCGTTTCGATCGGCGCCGATCCGCAGGGGACCACACCCGAGGAATTCGCGGGCTGGCTCAGAGCGGAGACCGCAAAGTGGGAGAAGGTGGTGAAGGGCGCCGGGTTGTATCACAGTAATTGA
- a CDS encoding amidase yields the protein MHELTAVEITKAVRSGRATCEAVTRACLERVAEREPSVLAWEYLDPGLAIAQARALATQTTGSTIKPGSFCGVFAYRPTFGDVRCSGVMESAASCDAIGLYARTIEDIALHRDVLVGVEPEPLPNNVPAPRIGFVRPPQWSKLEPYTQDLLEDAARRLAHAGARVSEVAVPAEFQHAEEAHRLITCREFVVNFTREIEHHWEELSEDLRNGKIRTGLACSFERYRDARALAERCRSALAALFTDYDVLLAPSAVGEAPVGWNTGDSTLASPWTLMHTPAMNVPVFKGPNGMPVGAQVIAANGGDRKLFAAARWIYQRLS from the coding sequence ATGCATGAATTGACCGCCGTCGAAATCACGAAGGCGGTTCGCAGCGGCCGCGCCACGTGCGAAGCGGTGACGCGCGCATGTCTCGAACGCGTCGCCGAGCGCGAGCCAAGCGTGCTCGCGTGGGAATACCTGGACCCCGGGCTTGCGATCGCACAGGCGCGCGCGCTCGCTACACAGACGACCGGATCGACGATCAAGCCGGGCTCGTTCTGCGGCGTGTTCGCGTACAGGCCGACGTTCGGCGACGTGCGCTGCTCAGGCGTCATGGAATCGGCGGCGTCATGCGACGCGATCGGCTTGTATGCGCGCACGATCGAAGACATCGCCCTGCACCGCGACGTGCTGGTCGGCGTCGAGCCAGAGCCGCTCCCGAACAACGTGCCGGCGCCGCGCATCGGTTTCGTTCGCCCGCCACAGTGGTCGAAGCTGGAGCCGTACACGCAAGATCTGCTCGAAGATGCGGCGCGCCGACTCGCGCACGCGGGAGCCAGGGTGAGCGAGGTGGCGGTGCCGGCCGAGTTCCAGCACGCGGAGGAAGCGCATCGGCTCATCACGTGCCGCGAGTTCGTGGTGAACTTCACGCGCGAGATCGAGCACCACTGGGAAGAGCTGAGCGAGGACCTTCGCAACGGCAAAATCAGGACGGGACTTGCGTGCAGCTTTGAGCGTTACCGCGACGCACGCGCGCTCGCGGAGCGCTGTCGCAGCGCTCTCGCGGCGCTGTTCACCGATTACGACGTGCTGCTCGCACCCTCTGCCGTGGGAGAGGCACCGGTGGGCTGGAACACCGGAGATTCGACACTCGCTTCGCCGTGGACGCTCATGCATACGCCTGCCATGAACGTGCCCGTCTTCAAAGGCCCGAACGGCATGCCGGTCGGCGCGCAAGTAATCGCAGCGAACGGCGGCGACCGCAAGCTTTTTGCTGCCGCGCGCTGGATCTACCAACGCCTGAGCTGA
- a CDS encoding maleate cis-trans isomerase, which produces MRYKLGIIVPSWNTTMEYETQRMATDGTSIHTMRISHTADTEENVIWMGTQVPSAAKLLAHAKVDVICYGCTGGGFIKGRGYDQDLTEQIKAATGITGTTTTVGVTDALRAFGAKKLCVASPYEPWLNERLRDFLGKSGFEVLGIKGLGTQAHAAVKPEEVEALVTSVDQPDAQAIFISCTNFGTLDIVESLEKKLGKPVVTSNSASMWKMMRLAGDKSAVRGGGRLFREH; this is translated from the coding sequence GTGCGGTACAAGCTCGGCATCATCGTTCCTTCGTGGAACACGACGATGGAATACGAAACTCAGCGTATGGCAACCGACGGTACGTCGATCCATACGATGCGCATCTCGCACACGGCCGACACGGAGGAAAACGTCATCTGGATGGGAACGCAAGTGCCGTCTGCGGCCAAGCTGCTCGCTCACGCGAAGGTCGACGTGATCTGCTACGGCTGCACGGGCGGCGGCTTTATCAAAGGGCGCGGCTACGACCAGGACTTGACCGAGCAGATCAAGGCGGCAACGGGCATCACCGGAACCACCACGACCGTGGGGGTCACCGATGCGCTGCGGGCGTTCGGCGCAAAAAAACTCTGCGTCGCTTCGCCTTACGAGCCGTGGCTCAATGAGCGGCTGCGCGATTTTCTCGGCAAATCCGGCTTCGAGGTGCTCGGCATCAAGGGACTGGGTACACAGGCACATGCCGCGGTGAAGCCTGAAGAAGTCGAAGCGCTCGTCACGAGCGTCGACCAGCCCGACGCGCAGGCGATCTTCATCAGTTGCACGAATTTCGGGACGCTGGACATCGTCGAGTCGCTCGAGAAGAAGCTCGGAAAGCCCGTCGTCACGAGCAACTCCGCTTCGATGTGGAAGATGATGCGTCTCGCCGGCGACAAGAGCGCGGTGCGGGGCGGCGGGCGGCTGTTCCGCGAGCACTGA
- a CDS encoding gfo/Idh/MocA family oxidoreductase, giving the protein MIDAAIVGLGRWGRNLVNAVQGKSEKLRFVQCVVRQPESAREYAAEKGLELETDFDHMLRDERIQAVVLATPHSLHVRQIVAAAAVGKAVFCEKPLALTAADAERAVDACRRAKVALGLGHDKRLWGSMQDLRRVTASGELGQILHMEGHFSNESTRRYFTGWRAFEDDAPGGGLTATGIHILDAFVAVAGPVHAVHAHVVSHPPAPEPVDSLTVFLEFSSRVSGVLCGVRTTPAYWRVHVFGKEGSAEALGATELTVRKTDAAPERFTFEPVDTLRLELEAFADAASGGAPYHIAPQQMIDAVAALEATIESMESGGKVRVQG; this is encoded by the coding sequence GTGATAGACGCTGCGATCGTGGGACTGGGCCGCTGGGGCCGCAATCTCGTCAATGCCGTTCAGGGGAAGAGCGAGAAGCTGCGCTTCGTTCAATGCGTGGTCAGGCAGCCTGAATCGGCACGCGAATATGCGGCGGAGAAAGGTCTCGAGCTCGAGACGGACTTCGATCACATGCTGCGCGACGAGCGCATCCAGGCGGTGGTGCTGGCCACGCCGCATTCGCTACACGTGCGACAGATCGTCGCTGCGGCCGCGGTAGGGAAAGCTGTGTTCTGCGAGAAGCCACTTGCGCTCACTGCGGCCGACGCCGAGCGCGCGGTCGATGCCTGCAGGCGCGCGAAAGTGGCGCTGGGGCTCGGGCACGACAAGCGTCTTTGGGGCTCGATGCAGGACCTGAGGCGCGTCACGGCGAGCGGCGAGCTCGGGCAGATACTGCATATGGAAGGCCATTTCAGCAACGAGAGCACGCGCCGCTATTTCACGGGCTGGCGCGCGTTTGAAGATGACGCCCCCGGCGGCGGGCTCACCGCAACGGGCATACACATCCTCGATGCGTTCGTCGCCGTCGCCGGTCCAGTCCACGCGGTGCACGCACACGTGGTGTCGCATCCGCCGGCGCCCGAGCCCGTCGATAGCCTGACGGTGTTTCTCGAGTTCTCGAGCCGGGTGAGCGGCGTGCTATGTGGTGTGCGTACGACGCCGGCGTACTGGCGCGTCCACGTCTTCGGCAAAGAAGGCTCTGCCGAGGCGCTCGGCGCGACCGAGCTTACCGTGCGAAAAACCGACGCCGCGCCCGAGCGGTTCACCTTCGAGCCGGTGGACACGCTGCGTCTGGAGCTGGAGGCGTTTGCCGATGCCGCCAGCGGTGGTGCGCCGTATCACATAGCGCCGCAGCAGATGATCGATGCCGTGGCGGCGCTGGAAGCGACGATCGAGTCGATGGAGTCGGGCGGGAAGGTTCGCGTCCAGGGTTGA
- a CDS encoding putative hydro-lyase — protein MTDTLHPTDIRAAIRNGGLKRTTAGLAPDYVQANLAVLPREQAYDFLLFCQRNPRSCPLLEVTDVGSAEPRIVAPGADLRTDIVSYRIYEHGEVIDEVTDATPYWRSDLVAFLLGCSFTFEQAMVQAGVRLWHLEHGKAVAMWRTNIECRSAGVFHGPMVVSMRPIRPAELSKAVTASARFPGAHGAPVHIGDPAAIGIGDIEKPHYGDAQHMEPGDIPVFWACGVTPQAVALASKPPFMITHSAGNMFVTDMRNAELAAF, from the coding sequence ATGACCGACACACTCCACCCCACAGACATCCGCGCCGCCATCCGTAATGGTGGCTTGAAGCGCACGACTGCCGGGCTTGCGCCCGATTACGTGCAGGCGAATCTCGCCGTGCTGCCGAGAGAACAGGCATACGACTTCCTGCTCTTCTGCCAGCGCAATCCCCGATCGTGCCCACTGCTCGAAGTGACCGATGTCGGCAGCGCGGAACCCAGGATCGTCGCCCCGGGCGCCGATCTTCGGACCGACATCGTGAGCTACCGCATCTATGAGCACGGCGAGGTCATCGACGAGGTGACGGACGCCACGCCCTACTGGCGCAGCGATCTCGTCGCGTTCCTGCTCGGATGCTCGTTCACGTTCGAACAGGCGATGGTGCAGGCCGGCGTCCGGCTGTGGCATCTCGAGCACGGCAAGGCAGTCGCGATGTGGCGCACCAACATCGAGTGCCGGTCCGCCGGCGTTTTTCACGGACCGATGGTCGTATCGATGCGGCCCATCCGCCCTGCCGAGCTCTCGAAAGCAGTGACCGCGAGCGCGCGCTTTCCGGGCGCCCACGGCGCGCCCGTGCACATCGGTGATCCCGCTGCAATCGGTATAGGCGATATCGAAAAGCCGCACTACGGCGATGCGCAGCACATGGAGCCCGGGGATATACCGGTGTTCTGGGCGTGCGGCGTCACGCCACAGGCGGTCGCACTCGCATCCAAGCCGCCTTTCATGATCACGCACAGCGCGGGCAACATGTTCGTGACCGATATGCGCAACGCCGAGCTCGCCGCGTTTTGA
- a CDS encoding zinc-binding dehydrogenase has translation MRAVVLREFGPAENLKLEEMATPTPQTGEVLLRVGAVSVDLFQMEFRSGRALKIPLPRVMGNGPAGTVAALGSGVEGSKPGERVVVANNVSCGNCRFCRLGRETLCVGLNNHRGGMIGAHRDGGYAEFVAVPARNCIALPDSISFEQACLVPNTIAPVVKACAGRAGIRPGENVLIVGAGGGMGLHAVQAARACGGRVIAAIRSQRPAAAVCEAGADVVLSTQDSSWPEQVRQRTDGWGADTVLDFVATRETLQASFGALAPAGRLVIMGYFPRGGVLETLTWPFTEERTITGNRSAGRQDVADSVTLIRDARIKPMVTKVFPLQDAVLVHKAFEAGEIIGRAVLVP, from the coding sequence ATGCGTGCAGTCGTGTTGAGAGAGTTCGGTCCGGCGGAAAACCTGAAGCTGGAGGAGATGGCTACACCCACGCCCCAGACAGGGGAGGTGCTTCTTCGCGTCGGGGCTGTGAGCGTGGACCTATTCCAGATGGAGTTTCGCAGCGGCCGTGCGCTCAAGATCCCGCTGCCGCGCGTGATGGGTAACGGCCCGGCGGGCACCGTGGCGGCACTGGGCTCTGGCGTGGAAGGTTCCAAGCCTGGAGAGCGCGTCGTCGTCGCGAACAACGTGAGCTGCGGCAATTGCAGATTCTGCCGGCTCGGCCGCGAGACGCTGTGCGTGGGGCTCAATAATCACCGCGGGGGCATGATCGGCGCGCATCGCGACGGCGGTTACGCCGAATTCGTCGCAGTACCTGCGCGTAACTGCATCGCGCTGCCTGACTCGATCTCCTTCGAACAGGCGTGTCTCGTTCCGAATACGATAGCTCCCGTCGTCAAAGCGTGCGCGGGGCGTGCGGGCATCCGTCCCGGCGAGAACGTGCTCATCGTCGGCGCGGGGGGAGGAATGGGCCTGCACGCCGTGCAGGCCGCGCGCGCGTGCGGCGGGCGCGTCATCGCGGCGATCCGCTCGCAGCGGCCGGCTGCGGCCGTATGCGAAGCCGGCGCGGACGTCGTGCTGTCCACGCAAGACAGCTCGTGGCCCGAGCAGGTGCGTCAGCGCACCGATGGTTGGGGCGCCGACACCGTGCTCGATTTCGTCGCGACGCGCGAAACGCTGCAGGCGAGCTTCGGTGCGCTTGCGCCCGCAGGGCGGCTCGTCATCATGGGTTACTTCCCACGCGGTGGTGTTCTGGAGACACTGACGTGGCCATTTACCGAAGAGCGCACGATCACTGGTAATCGCTCGGCGGGGCGGCAGGACGTGGCCGACAGCGTTACGCTCATCCGCGACGCGCGCATCAAACCGATGGTGACGAAAGTGTTTCCGCTACAAGACGCCGTACTCGTGCACAAGGCTTTCGAGGCGGGAGAGATCATCGGGCGGGCAGTGCTGGTGCCCTAA
- a CDS encoding alpha/beta hydrolase: MVRSRAANARKIQPPHTQSRPRGKEIPMTDHSRTGQKWITEEFYKILDVFGFRAAMFVEWGFRPADVKRTTERIKVPGAVVKEWVRTASQEEALAREAEAAGHRQSAAEFYYRAALYYGPACGVLHANTPRKLELYQRLIHCYQKFTEHFGEAYVRRVEVPFENGKTIPGILQTAPGSDKAPCVLVIPGMDTIKEYMPSPYHNHFRRRGMATLTIDGPGQGESNIRETWVTLDNFERAGSAAINWLEKRPEIDASRIGVYGWSMGSYWGPRIAAHDQRVKACVGAMGVYQQKDTIFNHGKPAYRANYMYMSNTYEEEAFDDMAAQMTLAPIAEKIKCPTLLVMGEFDELCPLEDGEQLFEMLRCPKELWVYENETHTFGGRLPDFYVHVADWMRDALDGRFEPVHSRRVDYPAR; encoded by the coding sequence ATGGTCCGTTCGCGAGCCGCCAATGCACGTAAAATTCAGCCCCCACACACCCAATCGAGACCACGAGGCAAGGAGATACCGATGACCGATCACAGCCGCACGGGCCAGAAATGGATCACGGAGGAGTTCTACAAGATACTCGACGTGTTCGGCTTCCGCGCTGCGATGTTCGTCGAGTGGGGCTTCCGCCCAGCCGACGTGAAGCGCACGACCGAACGCATCAAAGTCCCCGGCGCCGTGGTCAAGGAATGGGTGCGCACAGCGAGCCAGGAAGAGGCGCTCGCGCGTGAGGCCGAAGCAGCGGGGCACCGCCAAAGCGCTGCCGAGTTCTACTATCGTGCTGCCCTCTACTATGGTCCCGCGTGCGGCGTCCTGCACGCAAACACGCCTCGCAAGCTCGAGCTCTATCAGCGGCTCATACACTGTTATCAGAAGTTCACGGAGCATTTCGGCGAAGCCTACGTACGCCGCGTCGAAGTGCCCTTCGAAAACGGCAAGACCATCCCGGGCATTCTGCAAACCGCGCCGGGGAGCGACAAAGCGCCTTGCGTGCTCGTCATCCCAGGCATGGACACGATCAAGGAGTACATGCCGAGCCCCTACCACAATCACTTCCGGCGCCGCGGCATGGCGACGCTGACGATAGACGGCCCAGGCCAGGGCGAGAGCAATATTCGGGAGACATGGGTCACGCTCGACAACTTCGAACGTGCGGGCTCGGCGGCGATCAACTGGCTCGAGAAGCGCCCGGAAATCGACGCGAGTCGCATCGGCGTCTACGGCTGGAGCATGGGGAGCTACTGGGGGCCTCGCATCGCTGCGCACGATCAGCGCGTGAAAGCATGCGTCGGCGCCATGGGCGTCTATCAGCAGAAGGACACCATCTTCAATCACGGCAAACCGGCGTATCGCGCGAACTACATGTACATGTCGAACACATACGAGGAGGAGGCCTTCGACGACATGGCCGCGCAGATGACGCTCGCGCCGATCGCGGAGAAAATCAAGTGCCCAACACTACTCGTGATGGGCGAGTTCGACGAGCTGTGTCCGCTCGAAGACGGCGAGCAGCTCTTCGAGATGCTGCGCTGCCCGAAGGAGCTGTGGGTGTACGAGAACGAGACGCATACCTTCGGCGGCCGCCTGCCGGATTTCTATGTGCATGTGGCCGACTGGATGCGCGATGCGCTCGACGGCCGTTTCGAGCCGGTGCACTCGCGCCGCGTCGATTACCCGGCGCGCTGA
- a CDS encoding CocE/NonD family hydrolase yields the protein MAKKFEDVSQPRDYKLIVEKDVKITLRDGAILYADVLRPDGGSEQFPAIMNMGPYQKDRLWIPPDDLEEKANPYLAWETANPMWWCPRGYALVRVDSRGSGKSPGQSEPNSYQEGVDFHDAIEYVAKLPWCSGNIGTLGVSYHANSQWRAANTQPPSLKAIIPWEGRADLYRDQAFHGGIFAMGFLQNWIAANIAHKHQGFARAANPRRSAMHTGAG from the coding sequence ATGGCCAAGAAATTCGAAGACGTGTCTCAACCCCGCGATTACAAGCTGATCGTGGAAAAGGACGTGAAGATCACGCTGCGCGACGGCGCCATCCTCTACGCCGATGTGCTTCGGCCCGACGGCGGGTCCGAGCAGTTCCCGGCAATCATGAACATGGGCCCTTATCAGAAGGACCGCCTGTGGATACCGCCGGACGATCTGGAAGAAAAAGCAAATCCCTATCTCGCGTGGGAGACCGCCAATCCCATGTGGTGGTGCCCGCGCGGCTATGCCCTCGTTCGCGTCGACTCGCGCGGCTCAGGAAAATCGCCGGGTCAGTCGGAGCCCAATTCATACCAGGAGGGCGTGGATTTTCATGACGCGATCGAATACGTGGCGAAGCTCCCGTGGTGCTCCGGCAACATCGGCACGTTGGGCGTGTCGTACCACGCGAATAGCCAGTGGCGCGCGGCAAATACGCAACCGCCTTCGCTGAAAGCCATCATTCCGTGGGAAGGACGCGCCGATCTTTACCGCGACCAGGCGTTTCACGGCGGCATCTTCGCCATGGGCTTTCTGCAGAACTGGATTGCCGCGAACATCGCTCACAAGCATCAAGGCTTCGCCCGGGCCGCAAATCCGCGCCGGTCGGCGATGCACACCGGCGCAGGCTGA